The proteins below come from a single Carassius carassius chromosome 11, fCarCar2.1, whole genome shotgun sequence genomic window:
- the LOC132152357 gene encoding uncharacterized protein LOC132152357 produces the protein MSFTATPGHHGPWVHPQRRTRAGSRAMTSPPPAFDISIRNRFAPLRETGRDAVIIGDSIVRHVSATLAEGKVHTHCLPGARVLDVSAQIPAILKVDESPRAVVLHAGVNDTTLRQTETLKRDFSSLIETDRSTTPAATIVVSGPLLTYRRGHERFSRLFALNEWLLSWGKEQKLLFVNNWNLFWERPRLFRADGLHPSRIGAELLSDNISRTLRSM, from the coding sequence atgtccttcactgcgacgccgggacaccacggaccctgggtgcatccacagcggaggacgcgagccgggtcccgggcgatgacttctccccctcctgccttcgacatctccatccggaaccgcttcgctcccctccgcgagacaggacgcgacgctgtgatcatcggagactccatcgtccgacacgtaagtgctacgttagccgaaggtaaagtgcacactcattgtttgcctggtgctcgtgttctcgatgtttctgcgcagatacccgcgatcctgaaggtcgacgagagccccagagcggtcgtgcttcacgccggggttaacgacaccacgctgcggcagacggagacgctgaagagggacttcagcagcctgatcgagacggatcgcagcacgacgcccgcggcgacgatcgtcgtgtcaggaccactgctcacgtatcgacgaggacacgaaaggttcagtagactttttgctttaaatgaatggttgttgtcatggggtaaagaacagaaactgctatttgttaataactggaatcttttctgggagcgtcctaggctgtttcgcgctgatggattacaccccagcagaatcggagcggagctgctctctgacaacatctccaggacacttcgctccatgtga